CCGTTAGAACTAAGCTTCGCCGTCACATAAATTTCGGCGGCGGCCCCTTTGGCCTGATAGACATCAGAGAGCGTCTCTATCTCGATCTCTTGAAGGCTGTATTCGCCAGATATATCTTGCCAAGGCAAAAGGACCTTAACCGGCCCTTGGGTTTCGGCTTTCGGACCGCAGGATGAAAGAAACGCCCCCCCAATGGTGACCGCAACCAGAACTGTGCCTTTTGAGAGAAAACACACAAGAAGGCCCGCGCAAACGTTTGTCATTTGATTCAAAGCACAATCCTTTACTTTTGATCTTTTGTTCCCAGAACGATCTCTGCAAGAAACATCCCGAGTGGAGCTTGCGCCTATTGTCGAATAAAATTCATTTCACTGCAGTCTTTTCTTTCTTGCTAGAGCAAGTTATAGACAAACCGTGAAAGATTTATCAGTTTTACTAAATGGACTAAACCCGACCCAGCGAGAGGCAGTCCTCCATACCGAAGGCCCGCTGCTCATCGCGGCTGGAGCCGGATCAGGCAAGACTCGAGTTCTCACCCACCGCATGGCCTTTGTCGTCGCCAGTGGGCTCGCGGGGCCTGAGAACATTTTGGCAGTGACGTTTACAAATAAAGCAGCACGCGAAATGGAGACAAGAGCCGTGCGATTGATGCTCGATCTGGGAATACCCGTTTACGAGCCCCCTTGGATCAGCACTTTTCATTCTATTGGCGTTCGCATACTGCGGCAGTACGCCGATCGACTGGGTTTTAACAGGCAATTTGTTATCTACGATTCCGACGATCAGCTATCGATGATCAAACGCTCACTAAAGGCACTCGACATAAGCGACAAGATTTATCCAGCCAAATCAGGGCAAGCATTTATCAATCACTGCAAAACCTTGGGCATAGAAGCAGTGGATTCCCACAAGCAGGCAGACGGATACCGAGATCAAACCTTTGTGAAGGTCTACCACCATTATGAAGAGGCTTTGAAGGTAGCCAATGCCTTCGACTTTGCGGATCTTTTACTTAAGACAAACTCTCTCTTTAACAAGCACCCAGATGTGCTCGAGGCCTATCAAGAAAGATTTCGCTATCTTTTTGTGGACGAGTATCAAGACACCAATTCTATACAATATGAAATTGTTAAAAAGTTGAGCGCAAAGTCGAAGAACCTTTGCGTGGTTGGCGACGAAGACCAGTCCATTTATAGCTGGAGAGGCGCGGACATCAGAAACATCATGGAGTTTGAAACAGACTTTGCAAACGCAAGGCTTATCAAACTCGAGCAAAACTACCGGAGCACCAAAAATATTGTGCGAGCAGCCAGTGGTGTGATCGCCAACAACTCACTTAGAAAACCCAAAGAGCTCTTTACAGATAATACCGATGGATCCCAAGTCTTTGTAAGAGAAGAGTCCACCGACTACGATGAAGCCAAGTACTGTGCCGCTCAGATTCGTCGATGGATGGAGAGTGAATTTGCTCGCCATAAAGACATCGCCATTTTTTATAGAACGAACGCTCAGTCTCGAGTTCTAGAAGAGCAGCTGAGGGCAGCGTCGATTCCGTACAAACTGATTGGAGCTGTTCGCTTTTTTGATCGAATGGAAATCAAAGATGCGCTTTCTTACTTAAGACTTGTTTACAACCCCTCGGATGATTTGGCTTTTCTAAGAGCCATCAACACTCCACCCAGAGGCATTGGTAAAACCTCGTTAGAGCGACTTTCTGCCTTGGCCCAACGCGAAGGTTTACCGCTGTTTCAAGCGGCGCAAATGGCCGTCAGCCAGACAGAGATACCGAAAAAAGCGCGCAAGGGTTTAGAAGAATTGCTTGTTATTTTAGAGGAGCTTTTTGAGTTCTCACTTCAGGCTAAAGTTTCCGAACTCTATCAGCGAATGATCCAAAGAACCAAGTACATAGAGTTTCTTAGAAGCCAAGATACCGGTGATGCTGATTCGCGGATTCAAAACCTTGAAGAGCTTTCAAATGCGTTTGAAGCCTTTGAAAATGAACGAGGAGAAGAGGCAACTCTTGCCGCTTTCTTAGAGGAGATCGCGCTGATATCAGACATCGACAAGGTTAATCCAGATGAAGACGCCGTAACATTGATGACACTTCATATTTCGAAGGGTCTTGAGTTTCCGTACGTAATAATCATTGGTGTTGAAGAAAGCTTGTTCCCGTCTTACCGCACTTTTGATTTGATTGACGGAGATGCACTAGAAGAAGAACGAAGACTGGCTTACGTAGGGATGACCCGAGCAGAAAAGGAACTGCACCTAACATACACTCGAAGACGCAAAGTTTGGGGGCAGGATCAGTTCAATCCACCAAGTCGTTTTATTTCTGAAATCCCTAAAGAACTTATTAGTTTTTCTAGCTCCATTTATTCGCCAAGAGGTACTTTTAGTGAAAGACATGGTTTAGGGGCGCGGCCAATTAGCAACTCGAAGAGTACGCCTTCACACTGGGCGGATGACCACGCTCAGAATTTTTCAGAGAGTGAAACCGGCTCGGTAGTTAGCATTTTTAGGCCGGGCCTTCGCGTAAGGCATTCTGTGTTTGGATCTGGTACCGTTTACGGAGTCGAAGGATCTGGCGAAAACATGAAGCTGACAGTAGACTTTGATAATCAACGACTAAAAACCTTAGTCGCCAAATATGCCCGCCTCGAAATTCTCCGCTAATTTTTGTTTTCTGTTAACCAATATCTGGTTTCTTCGCCTGCTCCCTGATTGCTGATTTTGTTCCACGCTTGTTGTTGCCTGTTGTGCTCTCCCGGCTCTACGAACGAACAGACCGCCTTAAGTCGTTCAATTAAGCCCGCGAAGTGTACAAGAGTTTTACACTTCAAATGGTAAAAACTACGCTCTCCGCAAATGGCAGAAGGGTGGTAGAATTTCTTTACTATAAGACCAGTCCGCGTCTATCTGAAACTTCAGGTCGGTAGTCGCATTGTGTCTTTTACGGAGGAAGCTTTGGCAGCAAAAAAACAGATCCTAGTAGGCTACGTCATAGCTACGTTGGTATTGAGCTTCAGCTTGTTTGCAAGCCCCTCTAAACACTCGCCAAAAACACAAAGACAGAGCATCTGTTTAGGGCTAATGGGTGACGGCGACCAGAAAAACGCATCATCCCGTATTAGGCCTAAAGCAGACTATGTTAGGCCTTCAAGTGTCGATAAAGAAACTTTGGGTCTGTTGCTTCAGTTGCAATCTCGCATTGCTACTAAAAATCCAGACTCCCTAGCTCAAGTCATGAAAAAGGGCTTCACGGAAAATTGGAGTCCTACAAGAACAGAAAAGGAAGTTCTTAGCTGGCTGGGCAAAACCGTAAACCTAACATCGCTTTGGAAGCCGTTGTTGAGTTCGGGGTTTGATACTCGATCTAAGACACAAATATTCAGATTACTTCAAACCTATCAAACTTGGCTTTTTGCTGAAAACAGAAATGAGGTCGAAAGTAGTTTTTTCTATGAAGAGCTTCGAGAAGTCTCTGTGCTTTTACAGCAACGGCTGAACGGCGCTATTAAAAGCGATTTGTTTAAGTCGAATACTTTACCAAAGAAAAATGTATTTCTCACAGAAATCGTATCTAAGCTAAAAGGCCTTCTGCCGGCTGCAAATAAGATAACCAATTGGGTTAACGAGGCAGTTGAAAAAGGTACTACAAGGAATGCTGTTGATTACAAAGACTACGTACTTTTAGGTACGATTTCACCGCTAGCCTTTCAGTTCTTTTACCTCGTCGAACTTACCGAAGCTTTCGCCTCAAATATAGGTAGACTTCAGTATGAGTCATCTCCGAGTGATGATCAATTTGACGCTGAACTAGAGTCTGAGCAGATCTTGATCTTGATAGATGATGTCGTAAATAACCTTCCATACATCAAAAAAACCGCTTCGTATGCGAATTGGGCCAAGAAAGTAATGGGTCGCTATCAAACTTCTGAATTTGCTTATTCAGTCTTGGGGGTAGTGGTCGACTCTATGGAGTTGGTCTTTTTTATGCCCTCGGCTCGGAAGCTTCCTCGTTGGAAGGGACAAGACATTCCATTTTTCGGCATACTGCATCCATTTAGCATTCGCCCTATTTGGATTACTGATCAAAAACAAGGGTTCGATGCGCAGGAGGCCCCCCCGTTAGAAGTAGCACAACATGATATAGCCCACGCAGAGCTGCAAGGTCACCCTCGAATTGATGAGCTAAAGTATATTTTGCAGAACATAAATTCGATTCTAGACTGGCGGGATTTTTTCGAAATGGCGAGAAGCCATGCTACGTCGTTGGCCGAAAACTCTCAAACGCAGGCTGAGTTGTATTCAGTAGGTCAGAGAGTATCTGGGCAGACTATTGCTGATCAAGACAAAGCATCGCAACCTGAAATTTCAAGTGATGAATTTTTTGAATCCTTGATGTTGGTCATTTTTTTCTTAGGGCATGAGGAGCCAGGTCAGGATACCTTTTCTTTGGCTAAGCCCGTTGATTTTTTTCGTGGTCTAGGTGCCCGCGCAATTGAATCAATACATAAGCGCACCTTAGAAGAAAATGATATAAACAGTAATATCGAGAAAGTACGCTTAAGGGCAGTTCTTCAATATACGAAGCAATGGATAAAGACAGCGACAGTAAAATTCAAGTAGGACTAGTGCACGATTTTAAGGTTCAGTTAAACATTACCATGACGAGATTCTCACCTAGCATTGCCTAGACCATTGAGGGCCACAGCAAACTTTGATGCTTTGAGCTGACGCCATTCTTCTAGATAGGT
The Bdellovibrionales bacterium CG10_big_fil_rev_8_21_14_0_10_45_34 genome window above contains:
- a CDS encoding ATP-dependent DNA helicase, translating into MKDLSVLLNGLNPTQREAVLHTEGPLLIAAGAGSGKTRVLTHRMAFVVASGLAGPENILAVTFTNKAAREMETRAVRLMLDLGIPVYEPPWISTFHSIGVRILRQYADRLGFNRQFVIYDSDDQLSMIKRSLKALDISDKIYPAKSGQAFINHCKTLGIEAVDSHKQADGYRDQTFVKVYHHYEEALKVANAFDFADLLLKTNSLFNKHPDVLEAYQERFRYLFVDEYQDTNSIQYEIVKKLSAKSKNLCVVGDEDQSIYSWRGADIRNIMEFETDFANARLIKLEQNYRSTKNIVRAASGVIANNSLRKPKELFTDNTDGSQVFVREESTDYDEAKYCAAQIRRWMESEFARHKDIAIFYRTNAQSRVLEEQLRAASIPYKLIGAVRFFDRMEIKDALSYLRLVYNPSDDLAFLRAINTPPRGIGKTSLERLSALAQREGLPLFQAAQMAVSQTEIPKKARKGLEELLVILEELFEFSLQAKVSELYQRMIQRTKYIEFLRSQDTGDADSRIQNLEELSNAFEAFENERGEEATLAAFLEEIALISDIDKVNPDEDAVTLMTLHISKGLEFPYVIIIGVEESLFPSYRTFDLIDGDALEEERRLAYVGMTRAEKELHLTYTRRRKVWGQDQFNPPSRFISEIPKELISFSSSIYSPRGTFSERHGLGARPISNSKSTPSHWADDHAQNFSESETGSVVSIFRPGLRVRHSVFGSGTVYGVEGSGENMKLTVDFDNQRLKTLVAKYARLEILR